TGGGAGGAAGTGAATGGCAAGATTATCCTCCAGGGCACTCTGCTCAACACATATGTCTGCAGCATCCTGATCCGTACCACAATGGAGGTGGCCTTCATGGTGGGCCAGTACCTCCTCTACGGGATCTTTCTGGACACCCTGCACATCTGCCGCAGGAGTCCGTGCCCCCACCCTGTCAACTGTTACGTATCCCGACCCACGGAGAAGAATGTCTTCATTGTCTTTATGCTGGCTGTAGCCGGACTGTCCCTCTTTCTCAGTCTGGCTGAACTCTACCACCTGGGCTGGAAGAAATTCAGACAGCAATTTGCCATGTCACGGCAGGGCATGGCTGAGTGCCAGCTTCCTAGTCCTTCTACTGGCATAGTCCAGAGCTGTACACCTCCCCCTGACTTCAGTCAATGCCTGGAGAATGGTCCTGGGGATAAATTCTTCAATCCTTTCAATAACAAGATGGCCTCCCAGCAAAACACAGACAACCTGGCCACTGAGCAGGTGCAAGGCCAGGAGCAGATTCCTGGGGAAGGTTTCATTCACATCCAGTATGCCCAGAAGCCTGAGGTACCCAATGAAGTCTCCCCAGGTCACCACCTCCCGAAAGGCTACCAGAGAGACAAGCGCCGACTCAGCAAATCCAGCAGTAAGACCAGCAGCAAGGCCAGGTCAGATGACCTATCAGTGTGACCCTCCAGTGTGAGGGAACCAGGACCAGATGGGAATAAAGAAAGCTCAGAAAGGGAATCTGTGTCCCTTCTGACCCCACCTCTCTCATTCTCATCACTGCTTTGCTCCTTTTGACACTGCTCATTTATTACACAAGGTATAAGTAGGGCTCTGTGCGTTAGAGACATGTCTACCCACCCAGGCTGCTGTCTCTTCCCCATCCTCTACCCAGTATACTTAGTGAAGACTTTCAGATTACTCATTGAGCAGGGTGGAGTAAGGGTTGGGAACCACGGAAATATCTGGCCTGGGAAGGATAGGATAATTCTCTATATACCACATACCATATGGGTTCTCTGAGTCCCTCTGCCTTCCTTGACCTGATTACCCTTCTTCCTGCAAGGAAGACCCCAAGGTTCCTAGACAATAAAGAGCATGAATCAAGGAACTTGCATGAGATGTGCTCTTGAATCTGTTGTCTCCATGGGCCAAACCTCGGAAGGGTGGTGAGGTTGACTTGGGCTGCTCTTGACTGCCTCTCCCTCTACCCAGTCTTACTTAAAAAGAGGTCCTTGGAACTTGACCTGCAGCATCAACTTTACAAGTGCTCTAGTAGGTATGTCTGTCAAATGTTCCACCTTGGTGATGCTGCAACCTTTCCTTCTGCCATGGTATACAAACCAGTCCAGGGGGGTACAAGCTCCCCTAGGGAGCCACTGTACACAGACTCCACTGAAATTCCTGCCATGACCTGTCAACCTGTAGCTTTTTACAGTTCTACTTGATGATAGAAaccatcccttcccttcctcccttgatTGTTTACCCAGTACTCCCCCCAAAGACCTTATTGACCAGGATACCCAAGAAGCTGTCATCTTCTGTCAGATCCTGACCAGATCACCAGCCAGAGAGGTCAGTGGAATTTCCCCAGGTCTTATTAAAACAAAGAGGACATTGTGTTTCCCCTTGGGAAAAATCAATTGTGCTGTGAAGATGAAAattaaagggagagaaaatactGGAAAATGATTTTTACCTCTTATTTAGTTCCCTTGCTGATTGCCAGCTTAGAAAACCAAGAGGTATAATAACAGCTATGGAGGCCCcaagatgtctctctctccctggaagaTTTAGTGGGGGTACAGAAGTACTGGGGAATCTCCAACTCTCTCAGCAGGGTTCTTGTTTAAGAGCACAGAGATTCCCGTGTCTCCCTGGTGCTCCTAATGAGACTGCCAGGTGGAGACTTCAGGAAAGCCCTGCTTTTCCCAGGGACTGACCTTGTTACCTTTTTTCTCTAGTCAGTCCATCCATAATGGGTTGCCATTTTGGGTGAAAATAGGATGCTCAGAATTTGATACAGAGATATATAGggaaataattactttttaaaatgtgtgtgtgtgcccactgATATGGTA
The sequence above is drawn from the Desmodus rotundus isolate HL8 chromosome 12, HLdesRot8A.1, whole genome shotgun sequence genome and encodes:
- the GJA5 gene encoding gap junction alpha-5 protein, with the protein product MGDWSFLGEFLEEVHKHSTVIGKVWLTVLFIFRMLVLGAAAESSWGDEQADFQCDTIQPGCENVCYDQAFPISHIRYWVLQIIFVSTPSLVYMGHAMHQVRMEEKRRLREAKRAKDVQSPGTYGYPVAEKTELSCWEEVNGKIILQGTLLNTYVCSILIRTTMEVAFMVGQYLLYGIFLDTLHICRRSPCPHPVNCYVSRPTEKNVFIVFMLAVAGLSLFLSLAELYHLGWKKFRQQFAMSRQGMAECQLPSPSTGIVQSCTPPPDFSQCLENGPGDKFFNPFNNKMASQQNTDNLATEQVQGQEQIPGEGFIHIQYAQKPEVPNEVSPGHHLPKGYQRDKRRLSKSSSKTSSKARSDDLSV